From the Salvelinus alpinus chromosome 32, SLU_Salpinus.1, whole genome shotgun sequence genome, one window contains:
- the LOC139562625 gene encoding PDZ domain-containing protein 7-like: protein MNQWECSAERGGRNTQPLPLSPLRRTEPSRQGGRGGTGTDREGETSEQIFARTVAEWPPWKHTTCTSSGHEIATLTIFKTKQSLGISISGGMENEMMFPGGAASTSDALMARYELVSVDGESLQRVTHPHAVFSNKANDPVVFVKIFKGTADLHQRNPLSGLHKYYTQYFY, encoded by the exons ATGAACCAATGGGAGTGCAGTGCTGAGAGGGGAGGTAGGAACACTCAACCCCTCCCCCTGAGCCCCCTCCGCAGGACTGAACCCTCtcgacagggagggagaggggggactgGGACAGACAGGGAAGGGGAAACAAGTGAACAGATATTCGCCAGGACAGTTGCAGAATGGCCACCATGGAAACATACCACCTGTACTAGTTCAGGACATGAGATCGCCACGTTGACCATCTTTAAGACGAAACAGTCTCTGG GTATCAGTATCTCAGGTGGGATGGAGAATGAGATGATGTTTCCAGGAGGAGCTGCCTCTACCAGTGACGCTCTGATG gCGAGGTATGAGCTGGTTTCAGTGGACGGTGAGTCTCTGCAGCGTGTGACCCATCCGCATGCAGTGTTCAGCAACAAGGCCAATGACCCAGTGGTGTTCGTCAAGATTTTCAAGGGAACAGCTGACTTGCATCAGAGGAATCCACTGTCAGGCTTACACAAGTACTACACACAgtatttttattga